The genomic stretch GAAGATAATTGTTTTTTAGTTGGTTTTCCCGACTTCCCCGGACAACAATGGCGGAGTCATGGCGATACTTATGAAGAAGCGGTTAATAATGGAACTGAAGCTTTAGAATCTTTGGTAATAGCCTATCAAGAAACAGGTGAAAATCTTCCCGAACCAACTATCAATACAGCAGCCTAGTTAGTGCGATTGACCGTAGATCAAGCTACTTGAGGAGCAAATTCAGTATATTGTCTCAGATGAGGTGGATGAAATGCTAAAACAATCTCCTCTGGTGGTATCCCCTTCTGTAACAAATCTGTGGCCACCCCATCCTCGGTCCAATCTTCCTCAATCCAAATCTTGTCA from Moorena sp. SIOASIH encodes the following:
- a CDS encoding type II toxin-antitoxin system HicB family antitoxin; this translates as MIKLKYQMIIQWSEEDNCFLVGFPDFPGQQWRSHGDTYEEAVNNGTEALESLVIAYQETGENLPEPTINTAA